The uncultured Sphaerochaeta sp. genome includes the window TCTCTTTTGATGATGTAACAATCCCTCCCTCACAAGGAGACTATTTTCTTATCACGAATGGGACGGAGTACCCCCTTAGTGCACTCTATGTCATTGATCCCACTGATAATGATGAAATTGCGAGTACCAATCTCTTAGGTGATATGGTACTCCTTCCAACACGTATCGTTCACATAGCAACTGATGATGTTCCCTGGATAGCCGATCAGTTACCGTTTGATACATATGGCAGGGTTGAAATTCTTGCAGAAGATACCGATGGTGACATATATAAAAGACTGTGGTTTCCCACTACAGATATCTGGAATATTGAATTGACTATCGCAAACCTCCAGTATGATGTCTCCCTTGATACATATGAGCTGTATGTGGAGAACAATACCAACTTTGATATTTGGTACCTCTATCTTGCCACTGATGAATACTATGATGTATATGCATTCGGAGAGGATCTGCTAGAGGACAGCATCCTGTATGCCGGAGAAAGTACATATATCACTCTCTCTCAGTTCTCCCATCTAAATGAATTATTGGCTTCTGATAGCGATGAACCATTACATCTTGTTGGTCTCGATCTGGATAATGAGGAATACCACTTGCTTTGGTCACCTCATGATGATGGCTGGAGTATTGAACTGACCAATGAGAACTTCAGATCAGAGCCATTGCCAGAAGCCCCTTATGGCTATGCTACTCTCCTTGCCCGGAATCGTACTGGTGAAGATATATGGCATCTCTACATGATTACCGATGAGATGGACGCACTCCAAGATAACGGTTTAGACGTGTTGGGTGATATCATCTGGCGAAGTGGAGATACACAAGCCATTGTCCCAGAGTCGTTCGCTTGGGTTCTCAGCTGGTTGAGCACATATCCCGACAGCTCCTTGAATCTTATAGCAGAGACGTACGATGGAATAACCTACACTCGCCCCTGGAGTCCATCTGTCCATGGATGGCTTATTGATCTTTCATCGGAGGATCTACTGAAAGAAATGTGAGTGGTTCTGACTGGTTATAGACACAGTAAGCCTATAAGAAAATCTAAATATGCAAGCGTCGGATGGATATCTTTATCAAGAGGAAATTGTATGTCATTGATTTCTCTGCCACATGAAATTGTTCTTTGCTATCGTAACAATACCGTACATAATCTTCTTTGATATCTCGTGCATTATGGATTACACTAATTTCAAAGAGGATGTTATATGATTGGATTTGTTGTCATCGCAGCTATTGCTGCATTAGCCTTTGCCGCGATCAACTATTATGGGGTGAAAAAAAAGGATTCAGGAACACCAGAGATGCAGCAAATTGCTGCTGCTATTCAGGAAGGGGCAAAAGCTTTCTTGGTGCTTGAATACTCCGTTATTGTAAAAGTAGTAGTTCTCATTGCGATCTTACTGGGTATTGTCGTATCTCCCAGTAGTGCCATAGCTTTTGTCTTTGGAGCTTTAATGAGTGCCAGTGCAGGATGGATTGGAATGAATATCGCGACAATCAGTAATGTACGCGTCTCTAATGAAGCTCGTAATACGAGAAATTTGGGGAAAACATTACGTGTGGCTTTTAGAGGGGGGTCTGTTATGGGACTCTCTGTTGGGGGTTTTGCCCTTCTTGGACTAGCCATTGTCTATCTGGTATTCGGGGTTCTTTTAAAACAGGTCGCTCCTGAAAATCTTAGATTCCATACCAACTGGCTTGGTATTAGTGATATTCCCTTCACGATGACCATAAGTGCCTATGCTTTAGGTTGTTCTATCATTGCTATGTTTAACCGTGTTGGAGGTGGAATCTATACGAAGGCTGCTGATATGGGAGCTGACTTAGTCGGAAAAACTGAAGCAGGAATACCTGAAGATGATCCAAGAAACCCAGCAACTATTGCTGATAACGTTGGAGACAATGTTGGAGATGTGGCTGGTCTGGGTTCTGACTTGCTGGAAAGTTATGTAGGAGCATTGGTATCAGCAATGATACTTGCTGCATATATCTATTTTTCTCGGGGAGGGATAGATGCCAGTCTTGTTGCTAAACTTATCTATGTCCCCCTCCTTGTTGCTGCTGTTGGTATTATCTCTTCAATGGTGGGAATTCTTTATTTACTCGTAAAGAAAGTGTCCTCCAACCCACATAAGGAACTGAATGCTGCAACATTTGTCGGCGCAGGATTAACCATAATTTCTTCTGGGTTTATCTCATACTTCGTATTTACCGGCGAAGACTTGCATACCATAGGATTTGCGCTCGGTGCATTTTCTCCTTGGGTATGCGCTGTTCTTGGTATTGTTAGTGGCATTGTGATTGGGCAAATCGCTGAGTACTATACCAGTTATGATTTCAAGCCAACACAGAAGATAGCAGCAAGTAGCGCGGAAGGCGCAGCCCTTACCATCACCGAAGGAATGAGTGTTGGTATGATTTCTGTAATTGGTCCGGTTATCATCCTAGGAGTTGCAATTATTGCTGCAAATATTACAGCTGGTCTGTATGGCGTAGCCATGGCTGCTATCGGCATGCTCAGCTTTGTAACGGTTACCGTGTCTGTTGATACGTACGGACCGATCGCTGACAACGCTGGTGGTATCAGTGAGATGGCAAAACTGCATCCTGATGTTCGTGGCATTACAGATGAGTTGGATGCTGTGGGAAATACCACAGCAGCGATTGGTAAAGGATTTGCTATCGGTTCTGCAACCCTTGCCGCTCTTTCTCTCTTTTCTTCGTACTTATATGCACAAGCCGGTGAACATGCTGTACATGGTGCGGCTATGATTTTGAATATGGTGAATCCTCTTACGCTCGTTGGTGCCTTGGTTGGGGGAGCACTTCCCTATCTATTTAGTGGAATATTGATAAGAGCCGTTGCAAATGCTGCACGAAAGATGGTCCAAGAGGTCAGAAGACAGTTCAAGGCAGATCCTGGCATTATCTTAGGAACAAGTCTTCCTGATTATAAGACGTGTATCAGCATAAGCAGTGCGGGTGCTCTATCTGAAATGAAGAGTCCTGCTCTTATTGCCGTTCTCACTCCCCTTTTTACCGGATTCCTCTTTGGCGCCGAATTTGTTGGGGGGCTATTGATTGGAACAACACTCTCTTCTGTCATGCTTGCTCTGTATACAGCAAATGCAGGAGGAGCATGGGATAATGGCAAGAAATACGTGGAAAATGGGCACTTCGGTGGCAAAGGTTCCGATGCTCATAAAGCTGCTGTGGTAGGAGATACCGTTGGAGATCCCCTCAAGGATACAGTCGGCCCATCTCTAGATATTCTGATTAAAATCATGGCAATCGTTTCCTTAATTGCTGTTTCAATTTTTAGTAAGTATAACTTGTTTTCACTTCTCATGAATTAACCAATAGGAGTGTACGTATGAATTATTACTATGTTGTTTTCTCCCCAATTGAAGCTCTTATTTGTAGTCAGTTGGAACCAAAACCGTTTGGAGCATATATGGCAAGAGGATCAAAGAAAGGCTCTGCCGAACGGCTCATGTTTGCTGAGGTCGAGGGTGGGTTTGGTGATTACTTCGATTGGGACTATGCAAAAGAGAAATGTGTGACGCATGCAAGCGGAGAAGTGAAGCATTCGCTCTATTTGTCGATATACCGGGTGATTGAGCATATTCCTCTTGAACAGTATAAGAACATCTACCTGGTTAACAAGGATGGTTCTACGCTTTGCTTGGAAGCTGCCCCGTATACCACGCCTGACAATTGGAGAGGGTATGGACTTTATAAAGAACACTGTCCTGTACATCCACTTGTTGTCAGTTCGTTGGAGCCACATATGTTGGCGGATTATATCATCAATGACAGAACAAAGAAGATTACTGTTCCTGCGATAATATTCAATGATATTCGCATCATTGACTTCAATGAGAAAGAGGATACCGGCAATATTGGAAGCATGTATGAACGGGATCTTGATCATCTGAAGGATTGTATTGCCACTATCCAGAGCAATAAGGATAAAATCACCAAGACTGTGGATCGATCCTTTGATACCAAGTTTTCCTATCAAATCATTGATAATGGATTCTATCTTGCCAGAGGCAAGAAAATCATCTTCTACCCTATGCTTTCCCGTGAACAACTGAAAGAAGTTGATTATGACTGGGGAAAGAGTGCCAACTTCTTCTAATATCTTGATTATCTTGATGAGGAAAGGAGTGCTATTACGAAAAGGAGAACACATTGTTGATGAGGTTCTGTTTGAGAACCTGATAAACATTCTACTCCACCGCTAATGAAGTAACATACTTACATTTGTTGTCCATAAGTATACCTGCAGGGGAGCCTACACCTCCCCTATTTTCCTTGTTAATTCTTATGTAGTGAATGTATAATAGGGTAACACTCACGTATAAAGGTTCTTTTAATGTTTCATAACAATAAGCAAATCAGTAAGCAACTCCTTATCATCATTTCTCTCATCATCATAAGTTTTTTGGTCGGATGCGGTGCTCAAGAAGAGAAACGTTCTCAAACCATCGATGAGGAAGGTATTATCGTTGGATTTTCGCAGATAGGTGCTGAAAGCGCCTGGAGAACTTGTAACACCCGCTCAGTACAGGAAGCAGCAGCAGAACGAGGGGTGCAGCTGGTGTATGACAATGCTGAACAAAAACAGGAGAACCAGATAAAGGCATTGCGTTCCTTTATTGCATATCAAGTTGATGTAATCGTCTTTGTACCGATCGTAACCGATGGCTGGGATAATGTACTGCAAGAAGCCCGTGATGCCGGGATTCCTGTTTTGGTTACTGACCGGAAAATCGATGTTGCAGATCCATCCTTATATGCAGGATTTATTGGAACCGATAGCCTGAAAGAAGGCAGAAATGCTGGGTTATTTCTATTGGATAAATTCAAAAACGAACGTGAGCGTTTCGACAAAACCGGGGACAATATCAATATAGTAGAATTATTCGGCACAGAAGGTTCCTCGGTAGCACTCGGAAGAGCTGAAGGCTTCAGGGAAGTCTTAGAAGAGCACCCTGAGTTCAAGATTGTGTATAGCAAATCTGGTGATTTCCTTCGTTCAAAGGGATACGAACTCGCTGTTGAATTTCTCGATATGCATGACGATATCGATGTTATTTATTCCCACAATGATGGAATGACCCTTGGAGCTATCGAGGCAATGGAAGAGAGAGGAATTATTCCAGGTACTGACATCGTCATTATCACCATTGATGCACAACAGGCAGCCATTGATGCTCTTCGCGAAGGTAAGGTTAATTGTGTTATCGAGTGCAACCCAAAAACCGGCCCTGAAATCATCAAGCTGGCTGAAAAACTGGCAGCTGGTGAAAGCATTCCTCGCCTGCAATATGTACATGAAGAGGTATTCTATGAAACCGATGACCTCTCCCTCATTGAACCTCGTGGGTACTAGCATGAAAAATAATATTTCTATTGTTGATAAGATTTTTTCTGTGTTTAAAAGCAGAAGCATAAAAGAGAGAATTAAGATCTCCTATGTGATAATCATCCTTCTGATGATCACTCCTCCTGTTATCACGGTCTTTTCATTTGTTGTCCAGATGACTCGCTATGACCTGATCATAACCAATGTCAGCAAGGCAAACAGCCTCAACCAGACGGTAAAGGAGGATATCTCCAACGAGATTTGGGATATCGTTGCAGGAAACAAGAAATTCGATGAAGGCAACCAGTATGCCATCATAGATGGGATCAATGAGAGCCTGGATGACATCATGCGAACGACTGAGGAGCGGGAGAACCGCCAGATGCTTGAGGTTGCCGGGCGTGCGGTCGATACGCTCAAGCGAAATGTTGACCGGCTGGGGAACCAGATGGCAAACCACTCCCTGGTCAGTGAAAATGAAGAGAGCCTCGATGAAATCAGAGGGGTTTCTGCCCTAATATCAGACATCCTGCAGGATTTCATTGTTCGTGTTATTGAATCAGCAACAATCACAAACGAGCATCACAAGCGTATTACGTTCATACTCACTGTCATTCAGATTTTCACGGTACTGTTTGTTACAATCTTCGCTGTCTTTACCCAGCGTTCAGTGACAACCAGTATCAATACTCCAATCACAAGGCTTGAGAACTTGTCAAAGAAGATTGCTGAGGGAGATTTCACTGCCAGGGTACAACTCCCCCAAGTAAGTGAGCTTGACGGGCTGACCGACAACCTGAATGTCATGGCTGTAAAAATTCAAGCCTTGATCGCAGAGAATGTTCGGGAACAACAAAACCTGCAGAAATCAGAGATGAAAGCCTTGCAGGCCCAGATAACACCGCATTTTCTCTATAACACATTTGATACAATCGTCTGGCTTGCCGAGGAGAAGAAGAATGATCAGGTGATCGATATTACCCGCGCTTTTTCCAGTTTTTTCAGGATCTCTCTGAACAAGGGTAAAGACTTCCTTACGGTCCGCGAGGAGTTTGAGCATGTCAAAAGTTATCTGACGATTCAGAAAATCCGATACAGGGATATTCTGGATTATGATATTGAATACTCACCCGAGATGGCAGACTGTCAGATCTTGAAACTGGTGCTCCAACCACTTGTTGAAAATGCATTGTACCATGGGATCAAGAACAAGAGAGGTCGAGGCTTCTTGACGGTGAAGGGTTGGCGCAAAAACAATCGGCTCTGTTTTTCCGTTGAAGACAATGGTATCGGGATGACGGAAGAGAAACTTGTGAACATCATGGAACAGATCAATGGTTCGGCTGACCCCGAGGATCTGAACAATGTGTATGGACTGTATAATGTCAACAAGAGACTAGAGCTGTATTATGATACAAGTACGAAGCTGGAAATAACTAGTCGGTACAAGAAGGGCACTACCGTGTATTTCAGTGTTCCAGAGGTTGGATTCAATGTATAAGGTTTTTATTGCTGAGGATGAGATAGTAGTACGTGAGGGACTGAGAAACAGTATACAGTCGGGGACAGGCCCTTTTATTCTCGTCGGTGAAGCATCAGATGGAGAGATGGCTCTGTCCATTATGAAGGATGTGAAACCGGACATACTGATTACTGATATCAGAATGCCGTTTGTTGATGGACTGAGCCTTTCCAGAATTATCAAAAAGATTCTGCCATGGATAAAAATTGTTATAATTTCGGGTCATGATGAATTTCAGTACGCACAAGAGGCCATATCAATCGGTGTCGACGAATACATACTTAAACCTATTTCCGCCTCAGATATACTCTCTACACTCAACAAACTGGTGGATAGGATTGAACAAGAAAAACGGCATCTTTCTAGTATAGAAAATCTGAAACTGCAGGCCCAGTCCAATTCGGACCTGATCAGGGAACGCTGGCTCTGTGACCTGGTAACTGGAATTGTCAAGACAGAGGATGCACTTGAAAAAGCTGGTGATATGGGCATTGACCTTATCGCTCATGGATACCTTGTGGCGATCATCAAGCTTTCCACCTCTTGTGAGAACTATTCTGAACTGATCACCGCCAAGCTCCACATAAACAGCCTTATAGACAATCAGGAAGAGGTATTATGCTTTTCACAAAGCAGGGATTCATTCATCCTACTGTTGAAGCAGTTTGTTTCCGAATCACTCGAAGAGACTGCCTATACCCTAGGACAGGCGATAAAATATGAAGTTGAGCGAAACACTGACTGTATGGTCGCTATTGGGTTAGGCTCGTTGGTTGAACGGATCGGGAGCCTCTCCCAATCATTCGCCGAAGCTGAACAAGCTGTGAATTTCTCTGTCAAGACTGGTCAGAAACTGATCATCGGAACGCATGACCTGAATGCCTTTTCTGAAATTGATTTCTTGAAACTTGACGGGAGCCCCATCTCGGAGAGGCTGAAATATGTGAAGAAATCTGGTGTTGATGAGATCATCGCCCAGTATATTACCATGATCGGAGACCACCCATTCGAGACTACGCTCATAGGGTATTACCTTCTCTATGATCTGATGGTTGCTATATCAAAGATCATTGATGAATTGGGCGGTGTTTCCCAGGATGTTATTCCATGGTTGTCACAGAAAACGCAACTTTCAGAGATTGCAAGTTCAAAAGAGACGTTCTGTGAAGGGGTGAAATTGATCCTGGATACGTTCATCGATTTCAGGGAGTCCAAATCGGCAGGAAAGTATTATGAAATGATCCAGAAGGCAAAGCAGCATATCAACCTTCATTTTGCCGATCAGGATATTTCCTTGCATTCAGTGGCATCAATCGTAAACGTGAGTCCAAACCATTTCAGTACCATCTTTTCCCAGGAGACCGGGGAGACCTTCATTGAATATCTTACACGGGTCCGTATCAATAAATCGAAAGACCTGTTGCTGACGACAGCGCTCAGAAGCGCAGACATCGCATATGAAGTAGGATTTGGAGATCCCCATTATTTCAGTTTCATTTTCAAGAAACATACAGGCATCTCCCCCCGGGAATTCAGATCCGGAGGAAAATGCCAGAATTGAAGATGAGGGGTCTCTTTAGCCTTCACTTCTCTAAGAATTGCCATATTAAAATGGGATCAGACCAACTACTTCTGTATAACTGCCTTTGTTATTCCTATATCTATCATTTGTTCCAAAAAATATTGGTGAAGATGTATAGATTACTATCTCAATGATAAATCAAGATAAACATATTTTTTGTTTATCTTGACATACCGATGTGGTTACATGATACTGTAAACAGTCCCCTAAAGGAGTTTCGGTAATTATGATTATATCTTTTCAAATAAAAAATTATAGATCTATCCTGGACCTCACTCTCCCAATGTCATACGCGGAGAGGAAGGCACCAAATGGATATATGCAGATGGAACTCTTACCATTTCTCGAAGAGATTGACATACGGACCATCCCGTGTCTGGCAATATATGGTGCGAACGCATCAGGAAAATCCAATATTATAAAGGCGCTCGCTTCGTTTGTCGGGATTATAAAAAACCGTTATAATCCGGAGATTATCTCCACCAACAAATTGCATCCCCAAGATAATATCACCTCATTTGCACTCGAATTTCTCAAGGAAGACAAGAAATTTCTTTATTCCTTGGAAGTGAACGGAGAGGCAATTGTTACCGAGAGACTGGTAAAGAATAACGAAGTTGTCTTTTCTATTGATAACAGGAATAGGTCTTTCACAGCCATCGCAACCGATGTATATCCATCAAAGAAGCTTGATACCATATTTTCAGTTGAATGCTTAGATCAAAAACAACAGTTCAGGACTCCTTTCCTCTCTGTAGTGGGGAAGAACTATGCTGGCCTGAACGACTCCATGACAGTTGCATATGGATTCATCACCAATAACGTTGAGGTATATCCAAGCAACGATTTTCCATTTTCTTATGGACTGGACAGACTGACGAATACCGACTCAGGTATGGATCCACAAAAAGCTTTTAAAGATATTGTCACCATACTACGAAAACTGGATATCGATATCACTCGCATGGAGTACAAGAAGGACGAAATTGGAAAAGAAGTTAGTTCCTTTCCTGCAAGTCAGTATGAATTCAACATCTCAAATAAAATAATTACGGCAACTGAGATCAATTCGTATCACGAAGATATCTTTGGCAATGAGGTTCAGTTCAATTTTAAGGATGAATCTTTGGGTACTCAGCGAGTTGCGTGTCTGCTCGGTATAGTAATCACTGCACTAAGAAAAGGAAACCTTCTTGTAATCGATGAGCTGGGAAACTCTCTCCACCCCTACTTGTTTGCAGAAATTGTGAGGATGTTCAAAGATAAAAGATACAACATATCAAACGCACAACTGATTTTCACCACGCACAATACAGATATCATGGAACAAGACATGATGCGTGTATCAGAGATTGGTATCGTTACCAAGACATTGAAGAAAGGGACTGTTTTCAAGCGGGTCTCTGACTTTGAAGGGGTGAGAAACGTGACAAACTTTAGGAAACAATATCTTGATGGAACCTTTTCTGGAATCCCTCATTCATATATATAGGGCAGAAGGTTCATTAATGTATAGAAGAAACCGTAACATAATCATCGTGTGTGAGGGAGCTTCAGAGAAAGCCTATATCCAGGAGCTGAACCGGTATCTTGAAGAAGAAGATATACCACTGCATTTTATACCGCGTCCTTCGAATGGAGGCCAGTTTGCCTCGGTTGTGAAAAAATTTAGGGAAGTAAGGAAGGATAATAGAAATACAACTATCTATATCTGGGTGGATTGGGACAGGTATCAACGCAACGATAATGCAGACATGGATAATTATCGGAGAAAACCCATCGACATCCCAGATTTCCTTTTTTCTCATATGAACTTTGAAGATTTTCTTTCCATGCATCTTGATCAATCGGAGATGCAGAGATGGTGGACATCATGTGTCAGTAGGAATCACTTCACCACACCCACACATAGCAATGAGTACATGCCTTTATTCAAGGCTTTCATCGGAGGAAGCTATACCAAAGGGGACATGCCTATAGCTATCAACTACAACCTTCTCAAGAATTTGCGAACTCACCAAGATGAGCCATCAGTACCGTTCAAATGTGATTTTGCGAGGGAGCTGTTTCTATTGATGGATGCAGAAGCGTTAGAAGAGGATCGAAATAACTGACACTTTCCCCCTCCGAAACAATTCTTTGGGGGAAAACAAATGATTACCATCCGAAGACCTAGCAACTCTTCTGCTGTTACTGCTCTCTTTGCCCCTCAATCTGTTCTTTCCCTGAAAGTCGTAGCCAAGGCGGAAGAGCTATGCTGAATTTCCTCCTGTCACGGAGCGACATGATTACGCTTTGCAGCACAATGAAGAAATACAAGAGGAGTCCGCTTACCATAGCTTGCCAGTTGGATTGAACCCCCGCTGCTCGTATCAGCTCATTAATGATCAAAAGGGTCAATGTACCTATTGGAGCCCCAAGCAGGTTCCCTACCCCACCATTAAGCAATGTACCACCTATGATAGCCGATGCTATTGCTTTCATTTCTGCTCCTGCAGCATTACCGACATTGCCGGCTCCTGTTGTCATGATGTAGACAAAGCCTGCAATACCGGCTGTCAATCCACTAATCACATAGGTGATGAATATTGTCCTCTTAACATTGATGCCGAGCATCATGGCGCTATGGGTGTTTCCACCGACGGCGTAGACATTCCGCCCAAAACGGGACCACTTCATAAGGGATGCAAGAATGACGAGAAGGACAATAAAGATCAGCGTACCTGGTTTTATTTCACACGGAATAAAAACCCCCAGCCTGTTTCTGGTACCTAGCCATGCAATCACGATATCAAAATCCCTTAAACTCACGAATGCAGGCATGGTTACATTGATCGGATCCTTATGGAGTGTAGTCAGGAGGCCTTGTGCCAAGAACAACCCAGAGAGCGTAATGATAAATGGTTGGATCTCAAGATAGGCGATAAGGTATCCTTGCAGAATTCCAAATGCAATACCGATACCCAGAGCTACAAGGATGGCTCCCCCAATACTCCCCATCCTGGATTCCAGGAAGACTGCACAGGCCATTGTCACCAATCCGGTCACCGATCCGATCGAGATATCGATGCCTCCTCCGATCATGACGATACATAAGCCGAGGGTCATGATGATCAGTGGTGCATTGAGGTTGAATAAATCGAAAAATGTCTGAAATTGCAGAAAACTATTGGGAAAGGTGATGATTGCAAACAGGTACATCAGTACAAAGATGACCGCAGCTATTAGAAACAGAATATTTGAATTTGATAGTCTTGCTTTTTGTTTGATTACGTTCACAGATGCCATCCTATTCCCCCTGCTTCCCGGCAATATTTGTGGTGGAGATATGTCCCTTTTGTTGGCTTGAAGAGAGTCTCCATGTACGGAACTTATCCAGATTCTTGCTCATGAAAGCCCTGACCACCGGAGAGGCAACCACCATAAGAATAATAATGAAAACAGCCTTGAAGACCTTGATCATCGATGGGTCTATCTCCAGCCTGAGCAGGGTCCTGTTCAACATCTCTATCGTATAGGCACCAATTATGGAACCGGTAATGCTAAACTTTCCACCACCCAAAGAGTTTCCACCGATAGCCACGGCAAGAATCGCATCCATCATGATCAGTTTAAGCAAGTTGACGCTGTCGTGCCGTCCTGCCTTGTTCACAGCAATAAAACCGGCAACCGCAGTACATATTCCCATGATCAAGAAGGTCAGGAATATGATTTTCTTCGGGTTGATACCGTTCAGACGCGCCGCGTTCGGGTTTATTCCTACAGTCTCTACATAGAGTCTCAGGTTTGTGGTCTTGAATACCACTGCCACGATAGCAATAAAAACAGCAGTGAGGATTATTGCTGTCTGCACTGGTACGCCTGGTATTACCGTACCTATTTTATTCGATATATCATTAGCCAGAATGGGAGAGAGTTTCCCATCAATCATGAAAGCTATGGACCGGCCACCGGTAAAGAGTATAAGGGAAGCAACCATTGGCTGAACCTTGAATACCGAAACCAGGGTACCGTTGAAGGCTCCAAGGACCAAGCCCATAAGACAACTCAAGAGGAAACCGATGAATATGGTAACCAGGGTGACTTCACTGGCTTGGAGGACATACTGCACAAATACGGCTGAAGTGATGGTTGCACTTACCCCAATGCTGATATCTTGCCCTCGTGAGGCTGCAGTAACCAGCGTCATGCCTATGGAAAGAATGACCA containing:
- a CDS encoding sodium-translocating pyrophosphatase; its protein translation is MIGFVVIAAIAALAFAAINYYGVKKKDSGTPEMQQIAAAIQEGAKAFLVLEYSVIVKVVVLIAILLGIVVSPSSAIAFVFGALMSASAGWIGMNIATISNVRVSNEARNTRNLGKTLRVAFRGGSVMGLSVGGFALLGLAIVYLVFGVLLKQVAPENLRFHTNWLGISDIPFTMTISAYALGCSIIAMFNRVGGGIYTKAADMGADLVGKTEAGIPEDDPRNPATIADNVGDNVGDVAGLGSDLLESYVGALVSAMILAAYIYFSRGGIDASLVAKLIYVPLLVAAVGIISSMVGILYLLVKKVSSNPHKELNAATFVGAGLTIISSGFISYFVFTGEDLHTIGFALGAFSPWVCAVLGIVSGIVIGQIAEYYTSYDFKPTQKIAASSAEGAALTITEGMSVGMISVIGPVIILGVAIIAANITAGLYGVAMAAIGMLSFVTVTVSVDTYGPIADNAGGISEMAKLHPDVRGITDELDAVGNTTAAIGKGFAIGSATLAALSLFSSYLYAQAGEHAVHGAAMILNMVNPLTLVGALVGGALPYLFSGILIRAVANAARKMVQEVRRQFKADPGIILGTSLPDYKTCISISSAGALSEMKSPALIAVLTPLFTGFLFGAEFVGGLLIGTTLSSVMLALYTANAGGAWDNGKKYVENGHFGGKGSDAHKAAVVGDTVGDPLKDTVGPSLDILIKIMAIVSLIAVSIFSKYNLFSLLMN
- a CDS encoding ABC transporter substrate-binding protein, whose amino-acid sequence is MFHNNKQISKQLLIIISLIIISFLVGCGAQEEKRSQTIDEEGIIVGFSQIGAESAWRTCNTRSVQEAAAERGVQLVYDNAEQKQENQIKALRSFIAYQVDVIVFVPIVTDGWDNVLQEARDAGIPVLVTDRKIDVADPSLYAGFIGTDSLKEGRNAGLFLLDKFKNERERFDKTGDNINIVELFGTEGSSVALGRAEGFREVLEEHPEFKIVYSKSGDFLRSKGYELAVEFLDMHDDIDVIYSHNDGMTLGAIEAMEERGIIPGTDIVIITIDAQQAAIDALREGKVNCVIECNPKTGPEIIKLAEKLAAGESIPRLQYVHEEVFYETDDLSLIEPRGY
- a CDS encoding sensor histidine kinase, with protein sequence MKNNISIVDKIFSVFKSRSIKERIKISYVIIILLMITPPVITVFSFVVQMTRYDLIITNVSKANSLNQTVKEDISNEIWDIVAGNKKFDEGNQYAIIDGINESLDDIMRTTEERENRQMLEVAGRAVDTLKRNVDRLGNQMANHSLVSENEESLDEIRGVSALISDILQDFIVRVIESATITNEHHKRITFILTVIQIFTVLFVTIFAVFTQRSVTTSINTPITRLENLSKKIAEGDFTARVQLPQVSELDGLTDNLNVMAVKIQALIAENVREQQNLQKSEMKALQAQITPHFLYNTFDTIVWLAEEKKNDQVIDITRAFSSFFRISLNKGKDFLTVREEFEHVKSYLTIQKIRYRDILDYDIEYSPEMADCQILKLVLQPLVENALYHGIKNKRGRGFLTVKGWRKNNRLCFSVEDNGIGMTEEKLVNIMEQINGSADPEDLNNVYGLYNVNKRLELYYDTSTKLEITSRYKKGTTVYFSVPEVGFNV
- a CDS encoding response regulator, encoding MYKVFIAEDEIVVREGLRNSIQSGTGPFILVGEASDGEMALSIMKDVKPDILITDIRMPFVDGLSLSRIIKKILPWIKIVIISGHDEFQYAQEAISIGVDEYILKPISASDILSTLNKLVDRIEQEKRHLSSIENLKLQAQSNSDLIRERWLCDLVTGIVKTEDALEKAGDMGIDLIAHGYLVAIIKLSTSCENYSELITAKLHINSLIDNQEEVLCFSQSRDSFILLLKQFVSESLEETAYTLGQAIKYEVERNTDCMVAIGLGSLVERIGSLSQSFAEAEQAVNFSVKTGQKLIIGTHDLNAFSEIDFLKLDGSPISERLKYVKKSGVDEIIAQYITMIGDHPFETTLIGYYLLYDLMVAISKIIDELGGVSQDVIPWLSQKTQLSEIASSKETFCEGVKLILDTFIDFRESKSAGKYYEMIQKAKQHINLHFADQDISLHSVASIVNVSPNHFSTIFSQETGETFIEYLTRVRINKSKDLLLTTALRSADIAYEVGFGDPHYFSFIFKKHTGISPREFRSGGKCQN
- a CDS encoding ATP-binding protein, producing MIISFQIKNYRSILDLTLPMSYAERKAPNGYMQMELLPFLEEIDIRTIPCLAIYGANASGKSNIIKALASFVGIIKNRYNPEIISTNKLHPQDNITSFALEFLKEDKKFLYSLEVNGEAIVTERLVKNNEVVFSIDNRNRSFTAIATDVYPSKKLDTIFSVECLDQKQQFRTPFLSVVGKNYAGLNDSMTVAYGFITNNVEVYPSNDFPFSYGLDRLTNTDSGMDPQKAFKDIVTILRKLDIDITRMEYKKDEIGKEVSSFPASQYEFNISNKIITATEINSYHEDIFGNEVQFNFKDESLGTQRVACLLGIVITALRKGNLLVIDELGNSLHPYLFAEIVRMFKDKRYNISNAQLIFTTHNTDIMEQDMMRVSEIGIVTKTLKKGTVFKRVSDFEGVRNVTNFRKQYLDGTFSGIPHSYI
- a CDS encoding RloB domain-containing protein — encoded protein: MYRRNRNIIIVCEGASEKAYIQELNRYLEEEDIPLHFIPRPSNGGQFASVVKKFREVRKDNRNTTIYIWVDWDRYQRNDNADMDNYRRKPIDIPDFLFSHMNFEDFLSMHLDQSEMQRWWTSCVSRNHFTTPTHSNEYMPLFKAFIGGSYTKGDMPIAINYNLLKNLRTHQDEPSVPFKCDFARELFLLMDAEALEEDRNN